Proteins from a genomic interval of Oncorhynchus keta strain PuntledgeMale-10-30-2019 unplaced genomic scaffold, Oket_V2 Un_contig_753_pilon_pilon, whole genome shotgun sequence:
- the cryaa gene encoding alpha-crystallin A chain, with product MDIAIQHPWFRRAMGSMYPARLFDQFFGEGMFDYDLFPYAASTISPYYRQSLFRNFLDSTNSGMSEVRSDRDKFSVFMDVKHFSPDELNVKVTDDYVEIQGKHGERQDDHGYISREFHRRYRLPSSVDQSAISCTLSTDGLLTLCGPKVTGGGGDLGRGDRSIPVTRDDKTNAAPSS from the exons ATGGATATTGCCATCCAGCACCCGTGGTTCAGACGTGCCATGGGCTCCATGTATCCCGCTCGTCTCTTTGACCAGTTTTTCGGGGAGGGCATGTTCGACTATGACCTGTTCCCCTACGCTGCCTCCACCATCAGCCCCTACTACAGACAGTCGCTGTTCCGCAACTTCCTGGACTCCACCAACTCTGGCATGTCTGAG gtcAGGTCCGACAGGGACAAGTTCTCTGTCTTCATGGATGTGAAGCACTTCTCTCCTGATGAACTCAACGTAAAGGTGACTGATGACTATGTGGAGATCCAGGGAaagcatggagagagacag gACGACCACGGTTACATCTCACGTGAGTTCCACCGCCGCTACCGCCTCCCCTCCAGCGTGGACCAATCGGCTATCTCCTGCACACTGTCCACCGACGGCCTCCTGACCCTTTGTGGCCCAAAGGTCACCGGTGGAGGTGGCGACCTCGGCCGTGGCGACCGCAGCATCCCCGTCACCCGCGACGACAAGACTAACGCCGCCCCCTCCTCTTAA
- the cbsa gene encoding cystathionine beta-synthase a isoform X1 — MPAVPSLKDSSVLGPVCPHAARLRVTNGNGDANGSSKDQEGLLQLPTKGGVRDKLEVDVTGTIQAVGERKWIRPDLPSRCTWRLGGNHADSPHTHPQQTKAPKILTNILRRIGDTPLVRMNKIPKTFGLKCEVLAKCEYFNAGGSVKDRISLRMVEDAERAGHLKPGDTIIEPTSGNTGIGLALAAAVKGYRCIIVMPEKMSMEKVDVLRALGAEIVRTPTSARFDSPESHVGVAWRLKNEIPNSHILDQYRNPSNPLAHYDTTAEEILEQCDGKVDMLVAGAGTGGTITGIARKLKERCPNIQIIGVDPEGSILAEPEELNKTDKTQYEVEGIGYDFIPTVLDRSVVDSWYKSNDEESFNMSRMLVRDEGLLCGGSSGTAMAAAVRVAKDLKEGQRCVVILPDSIRNYMTKFLSDKWMFEKGFLKESDIMVNKPWWWNLKLQGLNLSAPLTVLPTVSCQKTIKILKENGFDQAPVVDEAGLVLGMVTLGNMLASVLAGKIKPSDPVNKVIYTQFKQIRLTDNLGKLSRILETDHFALVVHEQIQYLTDGSPSLKQMVFGVVTAIDLLNFVTAREKRERSFSECSDL, encoded by the exons ATGCCTGCGGTCCCCTCCCTTAAAGACAGCAGCGTCCTGGGCCCTGTGTGCCCGCACGCTGCCAGGCTACGCGTCACCAACGGCAATGGGGACGCCAACGGATCCTCCAAGGACCAGGAAGGGCTGTTACAACTCCCAACCAAGGGGGGCGTCAGAGACAAGCTAGAGGTGGACGTGACTGGAACCATCCAGGCGGTGGGGGAGAGGAAGTGGATCCGTCCCGACCTTCCCAGCCGGTGCACCTGGAGACTGGGGGGCAACCACGCCGACTCCCCCCACACCCATCCTCAACA GACCAAAGCTCCTAAAATCCTCACCAACATCCTCCGGAGGATCGGTGACACCCCGCTGGTGCGCATGAACAAGATCCCCAAGACCTTCGGCCTCAAGTGTGAAGTCT TGGCCAAGTGTGAGTACTTCAACGCGGGCGGCAGTGTGAAGGATAGGATCAGTCTGCGTATGGTGGAGGATGCAGAGAGGGCAGGACATCTGAAACCAGGAGACACCATCATAGAACCCACCTCAGGCAATACAG GTATCGGTCTGGCCCTGGCTGCAGCTGTGAAGGGTTACCGTTGTATCATTGTCATGCCTGAGAAGATGAGCATGGAGAAG GTGGATGTTTTGAGAGCCCTGGGCGCAGAGATCGTCCGTACTCCCACCAGCGCTCGTTTCGATTCACCAGAGTCTCACGTGGGCGTGGCTTGGCGTCTGAAGAACGAGATCCCCAACTCTCACATCCTGGACCAGTACCGTAACCCTAGTAACCCCCTGGCCCACTATGACACCACAGCAGAGGAGATACTGGAGCAGTGTGATG GGAAAGTGGACATGCTGGTGGCAGGCGCTGGCACAGGCGGCACCATCACTGGCATTGCCCGCAAACTGAAGGAGAGGTGCCCAAACATCCAG aTCATCGGTGTGGACCCTGAAGGCTCCATCCTGGCTGAACCAGAGGAGCTGAACAAGACAGACAAGACCCAGTACGAGGTGGAGGGCATCGGATACGACTTCATCCCCACTGTACTGGACCGATCA GTGGTGGATAGCTGGTACAAGTCCAACGATGAGGAGTCCTTCAACATGTCCCGTATGCTGGTCAGAGACGAGGGCTTGCTGTGTG GTGGCAGCTCGGGCACGGCCATGGCAGCGGCGGTGAGGGTGGCCAAGGACCTGAAGGAGGGCCAGCGGTGTGTGGTCATCCTGCCAGACTCCATCCGCAACTACAT GACCAAGTTCCTGAGTGACAAGTGGATGTTTGAGAAAGGCTTCCTGAAGGAGTCAGACATCATGGTAAACAAACCCTG gtggTGGAACCTGAAGCTGCAGGGGTTGAACCTCTCTGCCCCTCTGACCGTCCTGCCCACAGTCAGCTGTCAGAAGACCATCAAGATCCTGAAGGAGAACGGCTTTGACCAGGCCCCTGTAGTGGACGAGGCTGG gctgGTCCTAGGAATGGTTACTCTGGGGAACATGCTGGCCTCTGTGCTGGCTGGGAAGATCAAACCCTCAGACCCAGTCAACAAGGTGATCTACACCCAGTTCAAAcag ATCCGTCTGACTGATAACCTGGGGAAGCTCTCTCGTATCCTGGAGACGGACCATTTTGCCCTGGTGGTACACGAACAGATCCAAT aCTTGACGGACGGCTCCCCCAGCCTGAAGCAGATGGTGTTTGGTGTGGTGACGGCCATCGACCTGCTCAACTTCGTCACGgccagggagaagagggagaggtccTTCTCTGAGTGCAGTGACCTGTGA
- the cbsa gene encoding cystathionine beta-synthase a isoform X3: protein MNKIPKTFGLKCEVLAKCEYFNAGGSVKDRISLRMVEDAERAGHLKPGDTIIEPTSGNTGIGLALAAAVKGYRCIIVMPEKMSMEKVDVLRALGAEIVRTPTSARFDSPESHVGVAWRLKNEIPNSHILDQYRNPSNPLAHYDTTAEEILEQCDGKVDMLVAGAGTGGTITGIARKLKERCPNIQIIGVDPEGSILAEPEELNKTDKTQYEVEGIGYDFIPTVLDRSVVDSWYKSNDEESFNMSRMLVRDEGLLCGGSSGTAMAAAVRVAKDLKEGQRCVVILPDSIRNYMTKFLSDKWMFEKGFLKESDIMVNKPWWWNLKLQGLNLSAPLTVLPTVSCQKTIKILKENGFDQAPVVDEAGLVLGMVTLGNMLASVLAGKIKPSDPVNKVIYTQFKQIRLTDNLGKLSRILETDHFALVVHEQIQYLTDGSPSLKQMVFGVVTAIDLLNFVTAREKRERSFSECSDL from the exons ATGAACAAGATCCCCAAGACCTTCGGCCTCAAGTGTGAAGTCT TGGCCAAGTGTGAGTACTTCAACGCGGGCGGCAGTGTGAAGGATAGGATCAGTCTGCGTATGGTGGAGGATGCAGAGAGGGCAGGACATCTGAAACCAGGAGACACCATCATAGAACCCACCTCAGGCAATACAG GTATCGGTCTGGCCCTGGCTGCAGCTGTGAAGGGTTACCGTTGTATCATTGTCATGCCTGAGAAGATGAGCATGGAGAAG GTGGATGTTTTGAGAGCCCTGGGCGCAGAGATCGTCCGTACTCCCACCAGCGCTCGTTTCGATTCACCAGAGTCTCACGTGGGCGTGGCTTGGCGTCTGAAGAACGAGATCCCCAACTCTCACATCCTGGACCAGTACCGTAACCCTAGTAACCCCCTGGCCCACTATGACACCACAGCAGAGGAGATACTGGAGCAGTGTGATG GGAAAGTGGACATGCTGGTGGCAGGCGCTGGCACAGGCGGCACCATCACTGGCATTGCCCGCAAACTGAAGGAGAGGTGCCCAAACATCCAG aTCATCGGTGTGGACCCTGAAGGCTCCATCCTGGCTGAACCAGAGGAGCTGAACAAGACAGACAAGACCCAGTACGAGGTGGAGGGCATCGGATACGACTTCATCCCCACTGTACTGGACCGATCA GTGGTGGATAGCTGGTACAAGTCCAACGATGAGGAGTCCTTCAACATGTCCCGTATGCTGGTCAGAGACGAGGGCTTGCTGTGTG GTGGCAGCTCGGGCACGGCCATGGCAGCGGCGGTGAGGGTGGCCAAGGACCTGAAGGAGGGCCAGCGGTGTGTGGTCATCCTGCCAGACTCCATCCGCAACTACAT GACCAAGTTCCTGAGTGACAAGTGGATGTTTGAGAAAGGCTTCCTGAAGGAGTCAGACATCATGGTAAACAAACCCTG gtggTGGAACCTGAAGCTGCAGGGGTTGAACCTCTCTGCCCCTCTGACCGTCCTGCCCACAGTCAGCTGTCAGAAGACCATCAAGATCCTGAAGGAGAACGGCTTTGACCAGGCCCCTGTAGTGGACGAGGCTGG gctgGTCCTAGGAATGGTTACTCTGGGGAACATGCTGGCCTCTGTGCTGGCTGGGAAGATCAAACCCTCAGACCCAGTCAACAAGGTGATCTACACCCAGTTCAAAcag ATCCGTCTGACTGATAACCTGGGGAAGCTCTCTCGTATCCTGGAGACGGACCATTTTGCCCTGGTGGTACACGAACAGATCCAAT aCTTGACGGACGGCTCCCCCAGCCTGAAGCAGATGGTGTTTGGTGTGGTGACGGCCATCGACCTGCTCAACTTCGTCACGgccagggagaagagggagaggtccTTCTCTGAGTGCAGTGACCTGTGA
- the cbsa gene encoding cystathionine beta-synthase a isoform X2, whose translation MPAVPSLKDSSVLGPVCPHAARLRVTNGNGDANGSSKDQEGLLQLPTKGGVRDKLEVDVTGTIQAVGERKWIRPDLPSRCTWRLGGNHADSPHTHPQQTKAPKILTNILRRIGDTPLVRMNKIPKTFGLKCEVLAKCEYFNAGGSVKDRISLRMVEDAERAGHLKPGDTIIEPTSGNTGIGLALAAAVKGYRCIIVMPEKMSMEKVDVLRALGAEIVRTPTSARFDSPESHVGVAWRLKNEIPNSHILDQYRNPSNPLAHYDTTAEEILEQCDGKVDMLVAGAGTGGTITGIARKLKERCPNIQIIGVDPEGSILAEPEELNKTDKTQYEVEGIGYDFIPTVLDRSVVDSWYKSNDEESFNMSRMLVRDEGLLCGGSSGTAMAAAVRVAKDLKEGQRCVVILPDSIRNYMTKFLSDKWMFEKGFLKESDIMVNKPWWWNLKLQGLNLSAPLTVLPTVSCQKTIKILKENGFDQAPVVDEAGLVLGMVTLGNMLASVLAGKIKPSDPVNKVIYTQFKQIRLTDNLTSHPILRSV comes from the exons ATGCCTGCGGTCCCCTCCCTTAAAGACAGCAGCGTCCTGGGCCCTGTGTGCCCGCACGCTGCCAGGCTACGCGTCACCAACGGCAATGGGGACGCCAACGGATCCTCCAAGGACCAGGAAGGGCTGTTACAACTCCCAACCAAGGGGGGCGTCAGAGACAAGCTAGAGGTGGACGTGACTGGAACCATCCAGGCGGTGGGGGAGAGGAAGTGGATCCGTCCCGACCTTCCCAGCCGGTGCACCTGGAGACTGGGGGGCAACCACGCCGACTCCCCCCACACCCATCCTCAACA GACCAAAGCTCCTAAAATCCTCACCAACATCCTCCGGAGGATCGGTGACACCCCGCTGGTGCGCATGAACAAGATCCCCAAGACCTTCGGCCTCAAGTGTGAAGTCT TGGCCAAGTGTGAGTACTTCAACGCGGGCGGCAGTGTGAAGGATAGGATCAGTCTGCGTATGGTGGAGGATGCAGAGAGGGCAGGACATCTGAAACCAGGAGACACCATCATAGAACCCACCTCAGGCAATACAG GTATCGGTCTGGCCCTGGCTGCAGCTGTGAAGGGTTACCGTTGTATCATTGTCATGCCTGAGAAGATGAGCATGGAGAAG GTGGATGTTTTGAGAGCCCTGGGCGCAGAGATCGTCCGTACTCCCACCAGCGCTCGTTTCGATTCACCAGAGTCTCACGTGGGCGTGGCTTGGCGTCTGAAGAACGAGATCCCCAACTCTCACATCCTGGACCAGTACCGTAACCCTAGTAACCCCCTGGCCCACTATGACACCACAGCAGAGGAGATACTGGAGCAGTGTGATG GGAAAGTGGACATGCTGGTGGCAGGCGCTGGCACAGGCGGCACCATCACTGGCATTGCCCGCAAACTGAAGGAGAGGTGCCCAAACATCCAG aTCATCGGTGTGGACCCTGAAGGCTCCATCCTGGCTGAACCAGAGGAGCTGAACAAGACAGACAAGACCCAGTACGAGGTGGAGGGCATCGGATACGACTTCATCCCCACTGTACTGGACCGATCA GTGGTGGATAGCTGGTACAAGTCCAACGATGAGGAGTCCTTCAACATGTCCCGTATGCTGGTCAGAGACGAGGGCTTGCTGTGTG GTGGCAGCTCGGGCACGGCCATGGCAGCGGCGGTGAGGGTGGCCAAGGACCTGAAGGAGGGCCAGCGGTGTGTGGTCATCCTGCCAGACTCCATCCGCAACTACAT GACCAAGTTCCTGAGTGACAAGTGGATGTTTGAGAAAGGCTTCCTGAAGGAGTCAGACATCATGGTAAACAAACCCTG gtggTGGAACCTGAAGCTGCAGGGGTTGAACCTCTCTGCCCCTCTGACCGTCCTGCCCACAGTCAGCTGTCAGAAGACCATCAAGATCCTGAAGGAGAACGGCTTTGACCAGGCCCCTGTAGTGGACGAGGCTGG gctgGTCCTAGGAATGGTTACTCTGGGGAACATGCTGGCCTCTGTGCTGGCTGGGAAGATCAAACCCTCAGACCCAGTCAACAAGGTGATCTACACCCAGTTCAAAcag ATCCGTCTGACTGATAACCTCACGTCTCATCCTATTCTCAGATCCGTTTGA